In Elusimicrobium sp. An273, a genomic segment contains:
- a CDS encoding iron-containing alcohol dehydrogenase has translation MRDFTFCCPTEIIFGSHAEEKAGEAVVKHGGSRVLIVYGGQSAVKSGLLERVEKSLMMAGLTVKKLGGVQPNPTLSFARKGVLEAIPFQADFILAIGGGSVMDTAKAIAIGAANPQTDIWTYWLGKETVTKALPVGCIVTISASGSETSDSAVLTDDAHKDKRGLNTPFNRPCFALMNPELTFTLSPKQIACGVTDILMHTLDRYFTPMQGNELTDALAEALMRTVIYYGPKAVQNPHDYVSQSELMWAGSLSHNNLTGLGAEKEFAVHQLGHELSGRFGVAHGESLSAVWQAWAMYVYKEDPARFARYACNVWRLETVTDIDTAAREGIEATVRFFTSLGMPTNLRELLGRQLSFAELYELADRCSRGGTRTVSKFKPLAKEDMLRIYTTANQ, from the coding sequence ATGAGAGATTTTACCTTTTGCTGCCCTACTGAAATTATTTTTGGTTCCCACGCCGAAGAAAAAGCAGGCGAGGCCGTCGTCAAGCACGGCGGGTCGCGCGTGCTGATTGTGTACGGCGGGCAGAGCGCCGTAAAAAGCGGGCTGTTGGAACGGGTGGAAAAATCCCTGATGATGGCCGGGCTGACGGTTAAAAAATTAGGCGGCGTTCAGCCCAACCCCACGCTCTCTTTTGCGCGCAAAGGCGTGCTGGAAGCCATCCCCTTTCAAGCGGATTTTATCTTGGCCATCGGCGGCGGCAGCGTAATGGATACGGCCAAAGCCATTGCCATCGGCGCGGCCAACCCGCAAACCGATATTTGGACGTATTGGCTGGGCAAAGAAACCGTCACCAAAGCCCTTCCCGTAGGATGCATTGTAACGATCTCCGCCTCCGGCAGCGAAACCAGCGACTCGGCCGTGCTGACCGATGACGCCCATAAAGACAAACGCGGCCTCAATACGCCCTTTAACCGCCCGTGTTTTGCGCTGATGAACCCGGAACTGACGTTCACCCTCTCGCCCAAACAAATTGCCTGCGGCGTAACGGATATTTTAATGCATACGCTGGATCGTTATTTTACCCCCATGCAGGGCAACGAATTGACCGACGCCCTGGCCGAAGCGTTAATGCGCACCGTCATCTACTACGGGCCCAAAGCCGTTCAAAACCCGCATGATTATGTTTCCCAGAGCGAACTTATGTGGGCGGGCAGCCTGTCCCACAACAATTTAACGGGGCTGGGGGCCGAAAAAGAATTTGCGGTGCATCAATTGGGGCACGAACTTAGCGGCCGTTTCGGCGTAGCGCATGGGGAAAGTTTATCGGCCGTGTGGCAGGCGTGGGCGATGTATGTGTATAAAGAAGACCCCGCCCGCTTTGCCCGCTACGCCTGCAACGTATGGCGGCTGGAAACCGTAACCGACATTGATACCGCCGCCCGCGAAGGCATTGAAGCCACCGTCCGTTTCTTTACCTCTTTGGGCATGCCCACCAATTTGCGCGAACTGTTAGGCAGGCAATTAAGCTTTGCCGAACTGTATGAATTGGCCGACCGCTGCAGCCGCGGCGGAACGCGCACCGTCAGCAAATTTAAGCCGCTGGCTAAAGAAGACATGCTGCGCATCTATACCACCGCCAACCAATAA
- a CDS encoding Na+/H+ antiporter NhaC family protein — protein MKPEKFTPNPLALIPLGVFLLSYLAVSLAAGDFYKMPITVAFVLSSVVAVAMSKGGSLHNRIELFCKGAANSNIMLMVLIFILAGAFAQTAKAMGAVDATVNLTLAILPGNVLAAGVFLAACVISVSVGTSVGTIVALTPVAAGLSAQTGISPALMSAVVVSGAMFGDNLSFISDTTIVATRTQGCKMADKFKTNFHIVMPFAILTTILYIFLGSGAQSSFASGPISWVKVLPYVIVLAAAVMGVNVMLVLLGGTVLCGLIGLMTGAFDIWGWTTSMGAGINAMGELIIVTLLAGGMLEMIRYNGGLAWIIQKMTAKISSRRGAELSIAGVISFANLCTANNTIALIMAGPIAKEIAQRFGIAPNRSASLLDIFSCFVQGVIPYGAQLLMAASLSGVSPVSIMRYLYYPYLLGIGALLAIWLGFPRTHAPQQAAKTEA, from the coding sequence ATGAAACCGGAAAAATTTACCCCCAATCCTCTTGCCCTCATTCCACTGGGCGTTTTTTTACTTTCTTATTTGGCCGTTTCTCTTGCGGCGGGCGACTTTTACAAAATGCCCATTACCGTGGCCTTTGTGCTCTCCTCCGTGGTGGCCGTGGCCATGAGCAAAGGCGGCTCGCTGCATAACCGCATTGAACTTTTTTGCAAAGGGGCCGCCAATTCCAACATTATGCTAATGGTGCTGATTTTCATCCTGGCGGGAGCCTTTGCCCAAACCGCCAAAGCCATGGGCGCGGTGGATGCAACGGTCAATTTAACCTTGGCTATTCTGCCGGGCAATGTGCTGGCGGCGGGCGTCTTTTTGGCGGCGTGCGTCATCTCCGTCTCGGTGGGCACTTCGGTAGGCACGATTGTGGCGCTGACGCCGGTGGCGGCGGGGCTTTCTGCGCAGACGGGAATTTCGCCCGCGCTGATGAGCGCCGTGGTGGTAAGCGGCGCCATGTTTGGGGACAATCTTTCTTTTATTTCCGACACCACAATCGTGGCCACCCGCACCCAAGGCTGCAAAATGGCGGATAAATTCAAAACCAATTTTCACATCGTTATGCCTTTTGCCATTCTTACGACCATTCTCTATATTTTCTTGGGAAGCGGCGCGCAAAGCTCGTTTGCCAGCGGCCCCATTTCGTGGGTAAAAGTGCTGCCGTATGTAATCGTATTGGCAGCGGCGGTGATGGGCGTAAACGTAATGCTGGTGCTGTTGGGCGGCACCGTTTTGTGCGGGCTGATTGGCCTAATGACGGGCGCTTTTGACATTTGGGGGTGGACGACCTCCATGGGGGCCGGCATCAACGCAATGGGCGAGCTGATTATTGTAACGCTATTGGCGGGCGGCATGCTGGAAATGATCCGCTACAACGGCGGGCTCGCGTGGATTATCCAAAAAATGACGGCTAAAATTTCTTCCCGCCGCGGGGCGGAGCTGAGCATTGCGGGCGTCATCAGTTTTGCCAACTTATGCACCGCCAACAATACCATTGCCCTGATTATGGCCGGGCCGATTGCCAAAGAAATTGCCCAGCGCTTTGGCATTGCCCCCAACCGCTCGGCAAGCTTATTGGATATTTTTTCCTGCTTTGTACAGGGCGTTATTCCGTACGGGGCCCAACTGCTGATGGCGGCCAGCCTGTCCGGCGTTTCTCCGGTGAGCATTATGCGCTACCTATATTATCCGTATTTATTAGGCATAGGGGCGCTGCTAGCCATTTGGCTGGGGTTTCCGCGCACGCATGCACCGCAACAGGCGGCAAAAACGGAAGCATAG
- a CDS encoding pirin-like C-terminal cupin domain-containing protein translates to METTQAKRSVWWELSSTGPCMVLRRLIDRHNQASFDPFYWLAVCYCSPEFERADIIAPPSHPNRETLNYLVTGLVDPPDLEDEHLARPEGASRWVNVVGGLQQADPSQSVYVLNMELWMHTLPGAAGGGKRWEFESEHVPLVRTEDAQVRVLCGAFKHRQGSIAQHPLGTTILDVTLNPGGAFTYKAPAENTTVLYIFGGKVYFGEGAQVCFGKDSFLRMCGGEIMASSLASGGRFLLFSAKPIAHKKPAVCPENEEVCPIQK, encoded by the coding sequence ATGGAAACAACGCAGGCAAAACGTTCCGTTTGGTGGGAACTCTCATCCACGGGGCCGTGCATGGTGCTGCGGCGCCTGATTGACCGGCACAACCAAGCTTCTTTTGATCCGTTTTATTGGCTGGCGGTATGTTATTGCAGCCCGGAATTTGAACGGGCCGATATCATTGCTCCGCCTTCTCACCCCAACCGGGAAACGCTGAATTATTTGGTAACCGGCCTGGTGGATCCGCCCGATTTGGAAGACGAGCATTTGGCCCGCCCGGAAGGGGCTTCCCGCTGGGTGAACGTGGTGGGGGGCCTTCAGCAGGCCGATCCGAGCCAAAGCGTATATGTGCTGAATATGGAGTTATGGATGCACACGCTGCCGGGGGCCGCGGGCGGCGGAAAGCGCTGGGAGTTTGAAAGCGAACACGTGCCGCTGGTGCGTACGGAAGACGCACAAGTGCGGGTATTGTGCGGGGCGTTTAAACACCGCCAGGGAAGCATTGCCCAGCATCCGCTGGGAACCACCATTTTGGATGTTACGCTAAACCCGGGGGGCGCTTTTACATATAAAGCGCCGGCGGAAAATACGACGGTTTTGTATATCTTTGGCGGGAAAGTGTATTTTGGAGAGGGGGCCCAAGTGTGTTTCGGGAAAGATTCTTTCCTGCGGATGTGCGGCGGGGAGATTATGGCCTCTTCCCTGGCCAGCGGGGGGCGGTTTTTGCTGTTTTCGGCCAAGCCCATTGCCCATAAAAAACCGGCCGTGTGCCCGGAGAACGAAGAAGTCTGTCCCATTCAAAAATAA
- a CDS encoding sel1 repeat family protein, which yields MPVHWGTCWERIKHFFDFAARRRERYLKWDQEAQNGDEEARYRLLMLYREEGEEYYPLAFKWTVIVANAGEDCGVMLQAAEMYLAGHGAPQNEEKALLWFERALSLHIMQGRNSPLSLDAANFIQEKIQELRAKLGKEHNE from the coding sequence ATGCCAGTGCATTGGGGCACCTGTTGGGAACGCATCAAACATTTTTTTGATTTTGCCGCCCGCCGCCGGGAACGCTACCTAAAATGGGATCAAGAAGCCCAGAACGGAGACGAAGAGGCGCGGTACAGACTGCTTATGCTGTACCGGGAAGAGGGAGAAGAGTATTATCCGCTGGCCTTTAAATGGACGGTAATTGTGGCCAACGCCGGCGAAGACTGCGGCGTGATGCTGCAGGCGGCGGAAATGTATTTGGCCGGCCACGGCGCTCCGCAAAATGAAGAAAAAGCGCTCCTTTGGTTTGAGCGGGCCTTGTCTTTGCACATTATGCAGGGCAGAAACTCGCCGCTTTCGCTTGATGCCGCCAATTTTATCCAAGAAAAAATCCAAGAACTCCGTGCCAAATTAGGAAAGGAACACAACGAATAG
- a CDS encoding radical SAM protein → MITIAKTPVKTLLSKSKIPGFDYVINPYVGCPHKCVYCYAEYMRKFTGHAEEWGDFLDVKECPVPLRPAQLFRTRVMLSSVTDPYNPYEKQYELTRRLLKQLIVCQAQVHILTKSALVLRDMDLLKQMPSCEVAFSIASADESFRQLAEPGASSLQDRLDALQTLHQNGIHTAVMAAPLFPGISDWRKIIEQTRPYAERYTFDSLNMRPAYQRKVMNFVARHYPQALPLYSEIYLQESTDYWQKLREEITAYCLQHGIQGEVYFGHSH, encoded by the coding sequence ATGATTACCATTGCTAAGACACCCGTCAAAACCTTGCTTTCAAAATCCAAAATTCCCGGATTTGATTACGTCATCAATCCCTATGTAGGCTGCCCGCACAAATGCGTATATTGCTACGCCGAATATATGCGCAAATTTACGGGCCACGCCGAAGAATGGGGCGATTTTTTAGATGTAAAAGAGTGCCCTGTTCCGCTCCGCCCCGCCCAACTCTTCCGCACGCGGGTCATGCTCAGCTCCGTAACCGATCCGTACAATCCCTATGAAAAACAATATGAACTGACCCGCCGTTTGCTCAAGCAGCTGATTGTCTGCCAAGCGCAGGTACACATCCTTACCAAATCGGCTTTAGTGCTGCGGGATATGGATTTACTCAAGCAAATGCCTTCCTGCGAGGTGGCCTTTTCTATCGCCTCGGCCGACGAATCTTTCCGCCAACTGGCCGAGCCGGGCGCCTCCAGCCTGCAAGACCGCCTCGACGCCCTTCAGACGTTACATCAAAACGGCATTCACACCGCGGTTATGGCGGCCCCATTGTTCCCCGGTATAAGCGATTGGAGAAAAATCATAGAGCAAACCCGCCCTTATGCCGAGCGTTACACTTTTGACAGTTTAAATATGCGTCCTGCCTACCAACGCAAAGTGATGAACTTTGTCGCACGCCACTACCCGCAGGCGCTTCCGCTCTACAGCGAAATCTACCTGCAGGAAAGCACCGATTACTGGCAAAAACTGCGGGAAGAAATTACCGCTTATTGCCTTCAACACGGCATCCAAGGCGAGGTTTACTTTGGCCATTCCCATTAA
- a CDS encoding PTS transporter subunit EIIC, with product MPADLKTMYEGILAACGGADNIVTLGCCMTRLRFTVKDEALVSPEALRRVKDVAGYFYSGSQHQLIVGPSTANKLAAYFRERHAFAPLQLSGDYALSGVINAEIGDTKGNKAAVRKRYSSVLSHVCAVIGNIFMPLIPAYIGCGLLLGITNILSKTVLTGDSNLVALLSVFGNGIFFYLNAVVGYNANKEFGGTPALGVAFAGILNMPALAEVSLFGASLMPGKGGVIAVLLVCWAGSWLEKRLRAWFKGSTEMFLTPTLTIFIVGVVSLVLIQPAAGWLSEQLALQTQNALKHGGLITGALLGGSFLPLVMLGIHQSLVPIHQQLVDSLGANPLFPILCMAGAGQVGASLAVLWKTKNSKLKTIVKNALPVGLLGIGEPLIYGVTLPLFKPFIGACLGAAVGGAVVAVFHVTSAIPFGVSGVVLFLVLSNLRSVLFYALGFLAAMAAGFLFTWKLGFDDPPEEEA from the coding sequence ATGCCTGCGGATTTAAAAACCATGTATGAAGGCATTTTGGCAGCCTGCGGCGGAGCGGACAATATCGTTACGCTGGGGTGCTGTATGACGCGCCTGCGCTTTACGGTAAAAGACGAAGCGTTGGTCTCCCCGGAGGCGTTGCGCCGGGTGAAAGATGTGGCGGGATATTTTTATTCCGGTTCGCAGCACCAGCTGATTGTGGGGCCGTCTACCGCCAACAAGCTGGCGGCGTATTTTCGGGAGCGGCACGCGTTTGCGCCCTTGCAGCTTTCCGGCGATTATGCCCTTTCCGGCGTGATTAATGCCGAAATCGGCGATACCAAGGGAAACAAAGCCGCCGTACGCAAGAGATATTCCAGCGTGCTGAGCCATGTGTGCGCCGTGATCGGCAATATCTTTATGCCGCTGATTCCCGCTTATATCGGCTGCGGGCTGTTGCTGGGGATTACCAATATCTTATCCAAAACCGTGCTCACGGGCGATTCCAATTTGGTAGCGCTGTTAAGCGTGTTTGGAAACGGCATTTTCTTTTATTTGAATGCCGTCGTGGGCTACAATGCCAATAAAGAATTTGGCGGTACGCCTGCCCTGGGCGTGGCCTTTGCGGGGATTTTAAATATGCCCGCCTTGGCGGAAGTGTCTTTGTTTGGGGCTTCGTTAATGCCCGGCAAGGGCGGCGTCATTGCCGTATTGCTGGTGTGCTGGGCCGGCAGCTGGCTGGAAAAACGCCTGCGGGCTTGGTTTAAGGGAAGCACGGAAATGTTCCTCACTCCTACGTTAACCATTTTTATTGTGGGGGTGGTTTCTTTGGTGCTTATCCAGCCGGCGGCGGGGTGGCTGTCCGAGCAATTGGCCCTGCAAACCCAAAACGCCTTAAAACACGGAGGATTGATAACGGGGGCGTTGTTGGGCGGCTCGTTCCTGCCGCTAGTGATGCTGGGCATTCACCAAAGTTTGGTGCCGATTCACCAGCAATTGGTCGATTCGTTGGGCGCCAACCCGTTATTCCCGATTTTGTGTATGGCCGGCGCCGGGCAGGTGGGAGCCAGTTTGGCCGTTTTGTGGAAAACCAAAAACAGCAAGCTAAAAACGATTGTTAAAAATGCCCTGCCGGTAGGCCTGCTGGGCATTGGCGAACCGCTTATTTATGGGGTTACGCTGCCGCTTTTTAAACCGTTTATCGGCGCCTGTTTGGGCGCGGCGGTGGGCGGAGCGGTCGTGGCGGTGTTCCATGTTACTTCCGCGATTCCGTTTGGCGTTTCCGGCGTAGTGCTGTTTTTGGTGCTTTCCAATTTACGCAGCGTGCTGTTTTATGCGCTTGGCTTTTTGGCCGCCATGGCGGCGGGTTTCTTGTTTACGTGGAAACTGGGTTTTGATGACCCGCCGGAAGAAGAGGCTTAA
- a CDS encoding carbonic anhydrase, protein MEPNYPNEGMRQLLDGYRHFFKGNSPRKGFCALHAEQIAHTQNPHSMVISCFDSRVCPEAIFATNDGHICVHRNMLNQVDTRDVSMMASLQFAVESLRVQNIVVLGHSNCNAVAKLKMLDKLPAAISAWLGGGKYRGDSYEQAIKNNVLDQLARLREIAFVQQALAQGKLNLEGMVFHIDTGRLERFDARQNGWNFVETEE, encoded by the coding sequence ATGGAGCCGAATTATCCCAATGAAGGCATGCGCCAGCTGTTGGACGGATACCGCCACTTTTTTAAGGGCAATTCGCCGCGTAAGGGCTTTTGCGCCCTGCATGCCGAGCAAATTGCCCATACCCAAAACCCGCATTCCATGGTGATCAGTTGTTTTGACAGCCGCGTCTGCCCGGAAGCGATTTTCGCTACCAACGACGGGCACATCTGCGTGCACCGCAATATGCTAAACCAAGTGGATACGCGGGACGTGTCCATGATGGCTTCGCTGCAGTTTGCCGTAGAGAGCTTACGCGTGCAAAATATAGTCGTGCTGGGCCACAGCAACTGCAACGCCGTGGCCAAACTGAAGATGTTGGATAAACTGCCTGCGGCCATTTCGGCTTGGCTGGGCGGAGGGAAATACCGCGGAGACAGCTACGAACAAGCCATTAAAAACAATGTGCTGGATCAATTGGCCCGCCTGCGGGAAATCGCGTTTGTACAGCAGGCGCTGGCACAAGGCAAATTGAATTTGGAAGGGATGGTATTTCATATTGATACCGGTCGGCTGGAACGGTTTGACGCCCGGCAGAACGGGTGGAATTTTGTGGAGACGGAGGAATAA
- a CDS encoding SWIB/MDM2 domain-containing protein → MAKANAKFMAPLTPSAELAAVVGSAALPRTEVVKKMWDYIKKNGLQDSTNKRMINADEKLAAIFEGKKQISMFDMSKYLSKHLSK, encoded by the coding sequence ATGGCAAAAGCAAATGCAAAATTTATGGCCCCTTTAACCCCCAGCGCTGAACTCGCCGCCGTAGTGGGTTCCGCCGCCCTTCCCCGCACGGAAGTGGTCAAAAAGATGTGGGACTACATCAAAAAGAACGGCTTGCAGGATTCCACCAACAAACGCATGATCAATGCGGATGAAAAACTGGCCGCCATTTTTGAAGGCAAAAAACAAATCAGCATGTTTGATATGAGCAAATACCTCTCCAAACATCTGTCCAAATAA
- the pckA gene encoding phosphoenolpyruvate carboxykinase (ATP): MKTLNAKPDFFKPDYGLENAGITTEKTVYWNYSTPALYQQSLSRGESNIVYGGPLCVSTGKHTGRSPNDRYFVETKDIEGKLFYNKSNKGIKPEYFDKIFAKVQEYVKDKDLFVRDAYVGSSEASRLKVRAITECAWTNLFVKNMFIEPKQEELKSFVPQFTLICLPKMKVDPATDGTLSETAILINFEKKMILVIGSEYGGENKKALFTVMNFLLPQKGIMTMHCSANVGDKQDSAIFFGLSGTGKTTLSADITRGLIGDDEHGWDDDGVFNFEGGCYAKVIKLSQEAEPQIYSTTHRFGTVLENVVFDPETGKLNLDDDTLTENTRACYPLNFIENAVESKRATHPKNIIFLTCDAFGVMPPISKLTPDQALYHFISGYTAKVAGTEKGVKEPTSTFSTCFGGPFMPLHPSVYAELLKKKIKAHNVDCWLVNTGWIGGPYGVGHRISIKYTRALLNAALDGKLAKVDFITDPVFGFQIPQSCEGVPSEILNPMNSWANKEEYMVKYESLAKAFIENFKKYEDGCSKEVLAAAPKVK, from the coding sequence ATGAAAACACTCAATGCAAAACCGGATTTTTTTAAGCCGGATTACGGACTGGAAAATGCGGGTATCACCACGGAGAAGACCGTCTATTGGAACTATTCCACTCCAGCCCTGTATCAGCAGTCGCTTTCCCGCGGGGAATCCAATATCGTGTACGGCGGCCCGCTGTGCGTGAGCACCGGCAAACATACCGGCCGCAGCCCCAACGACCGCTATTTCGTGGAAACCAAAGATATTGAAGGCAAACTCTTTTACAACAAAAGCAACAAAGGCATTAAACCCGAATACTTTGACAAAATTTTCGCCAAAGTGCAAGAATACGTAAAAGACAAAGATTTGTTCGTGCGCGATGCGTATGTGGGATCCAGCGAAGCTTCCCGCCTCAAAGTGCGCGCCATTACCGAATGCGCCTGGACGAACCTGTTTGTAAAAAATATGTTCATTGAACCCAAACAGGAAGAACTCAAATCGTTCGTGCCGCAGTTCACGCTGATCTGCCTGCCCAAAATGAAAGTAGACCCCGCTACGGACGGCACGCTGAGCGAAACCGCCATTTTGATTAACTTTGAGAAAAAGATGATTCTGGTCATCGGTTCCGAATACGGCGGCGAAAACAAAAAAGCGCTTTTTACGGTTATGAACTTCCTCTTGCCGCAGAAAGGCATTATGACCATGCACTGCTCCGCCAACGTGGGCGACAAGCAGGACAGCGCCATTTTCTTCGGTTTGTCCGGCACGGGCAAAACCACGTTGTCTGCCGATATTACCCGCGGCCTCATCGGCGACGATGAACACGGCTGGGATGATGACGGCGTGTTTAACTTTGAAGGCGGCTGCTATGCCAAGGTAATTAAATTGAGCCAGGAAGCCGAACCGCAAATTTACTCCACCACCCACCGCTTCGGCACCGTGTTGGAAAACGTGGTCTTTGACCCGGAAACCGGCAAACTGAATTTGGACGACGACACCCTGACGGAAAACACCCGCGCGTGCTATCCGCTTAATTTTATTGAAAACGCCGTGGAATCCAAACGCGCCACGCACCCGAAAAACATCATTTTCTTAACCTGCGATGCTTTCGGCGTGATGCCGCCCATTTCCAAACTCACGCCCGACCAGGCTTTGTACCACTTCATTAGCGGCTACACCGCCAAAGTGGCCGGCACGGAAAAAGGCGTAAAAGAACCCACCAGCACCTTCTCTACCTGCTTTGGCGGGCCGTTTATGCCGCTGCATCCTTCCGTGTATGCGGAGCTGTTGAAAAAGAAAATTAAAGCCCATAACGTGGACTGCTGGCTGGTCAACACCGGCTGGATCGGCGGGCCGTATGGCGTGGGGCACCGCATCAGCATCAAATACACCCGTGCGCTCTTGAATGCGGCGCTGGACGGGAAACTGGCCAAGGTAGATTTTATTACCGACCCGGTTTTCGGCTTCCAGATTCCGCAGTCCTGCGAGGGCGTACCGTCTGAAATTTTGAACCCGATGAACTCTTGGGCCAATAAAGAAGAATATATGGTAAAATATGAGTCCTTGGCAAAGGCGTTCATTGAAAACTTCAAAAAGTATGAAGACGGTTGTTCCAAGGAAGTCTTGGCCGCCGCGCCGAAAGTAAAATAG
- a CDS encoding pyridoxal phosphate-dependent aminotransferase translates to MSISLSKLSAAIGDSPTLKINAKARALKAAGQPVIHLGGGEPTYPAPQAAVEAIIRKAQSRKIKYTPSSGTPEMKAAVLRYTQAHYGRTYEPANVIISAGAKQALFNFLLAAVDPGDEVIFPAPYWVSYPEMVRLAGGKPVVVRGEGRSLQVSAQAILQAVTPKTKAILLNSPCNPSGQIYGEDFIRQIVQFAEQNNIFLVMDDIYHQLVFDGKKTPNPCAFAKEGKNLVIINGVSKLYGLTGLRIGWAVSAHAPLIAAMGRMQAQSTSCNCDLSETAAAAALNGDQQVVADLCRILQENRDVLLKEAAQIPHIRVEKPAGTFYSFIDFSHYNADSSALAQYLLDKVLVAVVPGVSFGAEGYLRISFCADQTSIVEGMRRIRWALDKNAPKEIKIGDKLLTRD, encoded by the coding sequence ATGTCCATTTCGCTAAGCAAACTTTCCGCCGCAATCGGCGATTCTCCAACGCTTAAAATTAATGCCAAAGCCCGTGCCTTAAAAGCCGCCGGACAGCCCGTCATCCACTTGGGCGGCGGCGAGCCCACCTATCCGGCCCCGCAGGCCGCGGTGGAGGCGATTATCCGCAAAGCGCAAAGCCGCAAAATTAAATATACGCCTTCGTCCGGTACGCCGGAAATGAAAGCCGCCGTGCTGCGCTACACGCAAGCGCATTACGGACGAACCTACGAGCCGGCCAACGTCATTATCAGCGCCGGCGCCAAACAGGCTTTGTTTAACTTTTTGCTGGCTGCGGTGGATCCGGGCGATGAAGTGATTTTCCCGGCGCCATATTGGGTCAGCTATCCCGAAATGGTGCGCCTGGCGGGGGGAAAACCCGTGGTGGTGCGCGGCGAGGGCCGCTCCCTGCAGGTAAGCGCGCAGGCCATTTTGCAGGCCGTTACGCCCAAAACCAAAGCCATTTTGCTTAACAGCCCATGCAACCCCTCCGGTCAAATTTACGGCGAAGACTTCATCCGCCAAATCGTGCAATTTGCCGAACAAAACAATATCTTTTTGGTAATGGATGATATTTACCACCAACTGGTGTTTGACGGCAAAAAAACGCCCAATCCGTGTGCGTTTGCCAAAGAAGGGAAAAATTTAGTGATTATTAACGGCGTGTCCAAGCTCTACGGGCTGACGGGGCTTCGCATCGGCTGGGCCGTAAGCGCCCACGCCCCGCTGATTGCCGCCATGGGCCGCATGCAGGCGCAGAGCACGTCGTGCAATTGCGACCTGTCCGAAACGGCCGCGGCGGCCGCGCTAAACGGCGATCAGCAGGTCGTAGCGGATTTGTGCCGCATTTTGCAGGAAAACCGCGACGTTTTATTAAAAGAAGCGGCCCAAATTCCTCATATTCGGGTGGAAAAGCCCGCGGGGACTTTCTATTCGTTCATCGATTTTAGCCATTACAATGCCGACTCCAGCGCGTTGGCGCAATACTTGCTGGACAAGGTGTTGGTGGCCGTAGTGCCCGGTGTGTCCTTTGGGGCGGAAGGGTACTTGCGCATCAGCTTTTGTGCGGATCAGACCTCTATTGTAGAAGGCATGCGCCGAATCCGCTGGGCGCTTGATAAAAACGCTCCGAAGGAAATTAAAATCGGGGATAAATTACTAACGAGGGATTAA